A genomic window from Alkalihalobacillus sp. AL-G includes:
- a CDS encoding TIM-barrel domain-containing protein, translated as MTIKTSTVSLLEIHLNQLRVEEKIAEQQLKDLQPDADAHFVDWGIWIWALSEQVGRFRNFQLFDYYKDVVDEGVAIIRDDWNQPHGSIWEENNKEVHTSTISIAYAALLGLKNHAQKNELQPTITEIRDSIFEHHLSGGMLIRAIGVREIAIEQLFSVMPFGLFSPEDLVIVEAVKEMEERLVTQEGVFSNRGVPQPSPGSAMLLSWYFFEKGIDHKARYYYELAEKTTSDGHPFYRVLKEIVNEYMKEDLEQGDVTIVHKPYGHDNPYRREPTERNPRNPEAGQQVTVHCQLLGVKHRDIKKVYLYIDNGSTTTIQPCTWKKDEEDIVWNANFTPRSSHSVLTYWFEVETITDTVKSDTYSLSIYKRVQLETIERKAEDGHYVWLTGTTSGRAAFLFFSKGSGEFGITLDRPNLDFHKLQGRSIFKIGTGELHVSEHSFSIIKGTKTVLCSYQDLTFPIVEWLENDSGFIQRIEWNFHTPLKERFFGLGERYHKLEYRGDEIDCFVYNQYRDQGSRTYMPVPFFVSSEGYGLYLDTDHYSVFDFAHHFSDRLHIRKDVNNYSLDDAYFLYTGTPKEVVSQFTFQTGKAELPPVWAFGPWMSSNNWDRDSVVREQVKKTTELQIPSTVLVIEQWSDEATYYIFNDAEYDLKPGGEAHRYEDYRFPEKGRWPDPESMFDHLHENGLKVVLWQIPIQKYLNRQHHPQKDKDEEYMIDQGYCVMDEKGSPYRIREDWFKESLLMDFTNPKAKDWWFGKRQYLLDIGVDGFKTDGGEFVFGRDLQFHDGSTGSTMRNRYPNDYIEAYYKFATEHHDGNALTFSRAGYTGAQKFPAHWAGDERSTFEAFRNSLIAGLSTGMSGIPMWGWDLAGFNGDIPTAELFIRSSQMAAFCPIMQYHAESKAEHNQDRTPWNIADRTGDQQAISGYRFFANVRMNLLPYIYEQARLAAEKGIPLMRSMYMEYPEDEKVYDIYDQYFFGDHLLVAPIIEEGAVERDVYFPEGTWINLFTNEIHVGSAVRRVRASLMEIPVFVKKGTALMTNCTDDLSLGSWVGNEVEQYTNPVLRIYPEENMNELVKDHLGNEWTVTAEAGQDSFLMLKVKGPKPITVLIPETISTNMNVQVNGQQYTKNSNGMFVNSF; from the coding sequence ATGACAATCAAAACATCAACAGTCTCGTTGCTGGAAATCCATTTGAACCAGCTACGAGTTGAAGAGAAAATCGCAGAACAACAGCTAAAGGACCTTCAACCTGATGCAGACGCCCATTTTGTCGATTGGGGCATCTGGATATGGGCGTTGTCCGAACAGGTCGGGAGATTCAGGAATTTTCAACTGTTCGACTATTATAAGGATGTGGTCGATGAAGGTGTTGCAATCATTCGGGATGACTGGAACCAGCCTCACGGGAGCATTTGGGAAGAGAACAATAAAGAAGTACATACATCCACGATCAGCATCGCATATGCAGCATTACTCGGCTTAAAAAACCATGCACAAAAGAACGAATTGCAGCCGACGATTACGGAAATCCGCGACTCGATCTTTGAGCATCATCTGTCAGGCGGGATGCTGATCCGTGCCATAGGCGTAAGAGAAATTGCGATTGAGCAGCTTTTTTCAGTGATGCCGTTCGGTTTATTTTCACCAGAGGATCTTGTCATAGTGGAAGCGGTAAAGGAGATGGAAGAAAGACTCGTCACACAGGAAGGCGTATTTTCGAATCGCGGTGTTCCACAACCGTCTCCGGGTAGTGCGATGTTGCTTTCTTGGTACTTTTTCGAAAAGGGTATCGATCATAAAGCCCGGTATTACTATGAACTTGCAGAAAAAACGACCAGTGATGGCCACCCTTTTTATCGTGTGCTGAAGGAGATTGTCAATGAATATATGAAGGAGGACCTTGAGCAAGGGGACGTAACGATTGTCCATAAACCATACGGTCATGACAATCCGTACAGAAGAGAACCGACCGAGCGGAACCCAAGAAACCCAGAAGCAGGACAACAGGTTACCGTCCATTGCCAGCTGCTCGGCGTTAAGCATCGAGACATCAAGAAGGTATACCTTTATATCGACAATGGCAGCACAACTACGATCCAACCGTGCACATGGAAGAAGGACGAAGAGGATATCGTATGGAATGCCAATTTCACCCCACGCTCGTCACACTCAGTCCTGACCTATTGGTTCGAGGTCGAAACCATAACAGATACGGTAAAGAGTGATACCTATTCCCTTTCCATATACAAACGGGTTCAATTAGAAACTATTGAGAGGAAAGCAGAGGATGGCCACTATGTTTGGTTGACTGGTACAACATCGGGTCGAGCTGCCTTTCTATTTTTCAGTAAAGGATCCGGTGAATTCGGAATCACCCTCGACCGGCCGAATCTAGACTTCCATAAGCTTCAGGGTCGCTCGATTTTTAAGATCGGTACAGGTGAACTGCATGTTTCCGAGCACTCTTTCTCGATTATAAAAGGAACGAAAACCGTGTTATGCAGCTATCAAGATCTAACGTTCCCAATTGTAGAATGGCTCGAAAATGATTCAGGGTTCATCCAAAGGATCGAGTGGAACTTCCATACTCCTTTGAAGGAACGGTTCTTTGGCTTAGGGGAACGGTACCACAAGCTGGAATATCGCGGGGACGAAATCGATTGCTTCGTCTATAACCAGTACCGTGATCAAGGAAGCCGTACGTATATGCCTGTCCCGTTCTTTGTGAGCTCGGAAGGATATGGGCTGTACCTAGACACCGATCATTATTCTGTCTTTGATTTCGCTCATCATTTCAGTGATCGGCTTCACATCCGGAAAGATGTCAATAATTATTCCTTGGACGATGCCTATTTCCTTTATACAGGCACACCGAAAGAAGTCGTCTCTCAATTCACATTCCAAACAGGGAAAGCAGAGCTACCTCCTGTCTGGGCATTCGGTCCATGGATGTCGAGCAACAATTGGGATCGTGACTCGGTCGTCCGTGAGCAGGTGAAAAAAACAACTGAACTACAGATTCCATCTACGGTTCTTGTCATCGAGCAATGGAGCGATGAAGCGACGTATTATATTTTCAATGATGCCGAATACGACCTCAAGCCAGGGGGAGAGGCGCACCGCTATGAGGATTATCGCTTCCCGGAAAAGGGACGTTGGCCGGATCCGGAATCGATGTTCGATCATCTCCACGAAAATGGGCTTAAGGTGGTTCTCTGGCAAATCCCGATCCAAAAATATTTGAACCGTCAGCACCATCCTCAGAAAGACAAGGACGAGGAGTATATGATCGATCAAGGATATTGTGTGATGGATGAAAAAGGTTCGCCTTACCGTATCCGCGAGGATTGGTTCAAAGAAAGCTTACTGATGGACTTTACAAATCCGAAAGCAAAAGATTGGTGGTTCGGGAAACGCCAGTACCTGCTCGATATCGGTGTCGATGGTTTCAAGACAGACGGTGGAGAATTTGTATTCGGCCGCGACCTTCAGTTCCATGATGGATCGACCGGAAGTACGATGCGTAATCGTTATCCGAACGACTACATCGAAGCTTATTATAAGTTTGCGACCGAACACCATGATGGCAATGCACTTACATTCAGCCGAGCTGGATACACGGGTGCACAAAAGTTCCCTGCACACTGGGCGGGTGATGAGCGCTCGACATTCGAGGCCTTCCGCAACTCACTGATTGCAGGATTATCGACAGGGATGTCCGGCATTCCGATGTGGGGCTGGGATCTTGCTGGTTTCAACGGAGATATCCCTACTGCCGAGCTCTTTATCCGTTCATCGCAAATGGCGGCGTTCTGCCCGATCATGCAATATCATGCAGAGAGCAAGGCGGAACACAATCAGGACCGGACGCCTTGGAACATCGCCGATCGTACCGGGGATCAACAAGCGATATCCGGTTATCGGTTCTTTGCGAATGTCCGTATGAACCTGCTTCCGTACATTTATGAACAGGCTCGCCTCGCTGCGGAAAAGGGGATTCCGTTAATGCGCTCGATGTATATGGAGTACCCAGAGGATGAAAAGGTGTATGACATATATGACCAGTACTTCTTCGGGGATCATTTGCTCGTTGCACCGATCATTGAGGAGGGTGCCGTTGAGCGTGATGTGTACTTCCCAGAAGGAACATGGATCAACCTGTTTACGAATGAAATCCATGTTGGTTCAGCAGTGCGACGAGTAAGAGCCTCGCTGATGGAGATACCGGTCTTCGTAAAAAAGGGCACCGCACTGATGACGAATTGTACAGATGATCTTTCACTCGGAAGCTGGGTCGGAAATGAAGTTGAGCAGTATACCAACCCGGTTCTTCGAATCTATCCGGAAGAAAACATGAATGAATTAGTCAAGGATCATTTGGGTAATGAGTGGACGGTAACCGCTGAGGCAGGACAGGACAGTTTCTTAATGCTGAAAGTTAAAGGTCCAAAGCCTATAACAGTATTAATCCCTGAAACTATTAGTACTAACATGAACGTGCAAGTGAACGGACAACAATACACAAAAAATTCAAATGGAATGTTTGTGAACAGTTTTTAA
- a CDS encoding phosphotransferase, whose protein sequence is MNSVNKSDIREGIFKTLNNKFGLKILNFSQIDLGYLNLKWKVKTDVGDLFVKQYNKIRYPDHRINELEISLHHQAKLLQEGIPCPQLYAHNGKYVNRTSDGTNFVLMGLCEGTNIKPGAANEEQVYSLGKIIARIHQILNSDNAGKPPLHWNLRSKDSMLKDLQNRRCEAISMDCDKTISILDTQKKIIETTNLNIFSDCEQGWCHWDLFSDNILFKPDGVSAILDFDRMHYVYPEFDISRPILSCCMKDGRIDVNKVSAFVKGYREYQTLTKQQLVRSIKLTWWKEAEWVRVEEKQNSSLKRFTEENIWVGENWDHLESLFAKV, encoded by the coding sequence ATGAATTCTGTAAATAAAAGTGATATTAGGGAAGGTATTTTTAAAACACTTAATAATAAATTCGGATTAAAAATATTAAACTTTTCTCAAATTGATTTAGGTTATTTAAATTTAAAATGGAAAGTAAAAACTGATGTAGGTGACTTATTTGTAAAGCAATATAACAAAATTCGTTATCCTGATCATAGGATAAATGAGCTAGAGATTTCTCTGCATCATCAAGCCAAATTACTTCAAGAGGGCATTCCTTGCCCACAACTATATGCTCATAATGGAAAGTATGTAAATAGAACGTCAGATGGTACTAATTTTGTTTTAATGGGTTTATGCGAAGGAACTAATATAAAGCCTGGAGCAGCGAATGAAGAACAGGTTTATAGTTTGGGAAAAATAATCGCGAGGATACATCAGATTCTAAATAGTGACAATGCAGGTAAACCGCCATTACACTGGAATCTACGTTCGAAGGATAGTATGTTAAAAGACTTGCAGAATAGAAGATGTGAAGCTATTAGTATGGATTGTGACAAAACTATCTCCATACTTGATACTCAAAAGAAAATAATTGAAACAACTAATCTAAATATTTTCTCAGATTGTGAACAGGGATGGTGTCATTGGGACTTATTTTCAGATAACATTTTATTTAAGCCAGATGGTGTCTCAGCAATCCTTGATTTTGATAGAATGCACTATGTTTATCCAGAATTTGATATCTCAAGACCTATATTATCGTGTTGTATGAAAGACGGCCGAATAGATGTAAATAAGGTTTCAGCGTTTGTAAAAGGTTATCGGGAATATCAAACACTAACGAAACAACAATTAGTACGTTCAATTAAATTAACTTGGTGGAAAGAAGCTGAATGGGTTCGAGTTGAAGAAAAGCAGAACTCCTCTCTAAAAAGGTTTACAGAAGAAAACATTTGGGTTGGTGAAAACTGGGATCATCTAGAGAGTTTATTTGCAAAAGTCTGA